In Synergistaceae bacterium, the DNA window TACCAGAATCTATACATCTTATAACCGAACACAACAATAATTATTAGTATCGAGTAATTAACGAGCCTTTGAATCAATCTTGCTATTTGTTTGCGTTTTCGTCTGCTCATTTACGTTTATCGCGCTCAATTTCTGCAAATGCGTTGTGGTCGTGAATGCTTTCATAGCTTGTAACGTTCACGCTGTACCATAAAATTCTATTCTCATTATCGAGAGTCAATGCAAGTTCGCGCAAAATGTCTTCTACGAATCTCGGCCGGCTGTAGGATAACTCAGTGATAAATTTTTCGTCCTCGCGTTTTAAAAGTGTGAACAACGGAGCCGACGCAGCTGACTCGATCATCGCAATTAATTCTTCAAACCATACGAGACCGGAACACCTGACATTTAACGTTACTAATGCGCGTTGATTATGTGCGCCGAAGTCTGAAATTTCTTTCGAACACGGGCAGAGAGTCTGAACCTTCAAAGCGAGTCCGATTATCATATCAAAATTTTTGCCGTCCTCGTGTATAGCTTGAAGAACTACATCACATTTTGAATAGCTTTCTATGCCTGAAACGGGAGCTTTTTTCCTGAAATAGTACGGAAATTTGAAGCTGACGTGACTCTCTGAGGCGTTCAATTTTTCGCAGAGTCTCTTTGTGAATGCGTCAAGATTTGAGGGGGAGACCCGGCCGCGATATTCTTCTAACGTCTCTATGAATCTGCTCATGTGAGTCCCGCGATATTCTTGAGGCAGCATTACACTCATAGAAATTTCTGCAATAGTATTCTGAGTCTTGTTGTCCTTGTCCATTAAGATAACGGGATAGCTGACACCTTTAATGCCGACCCGGTCAATTTGAATATTTCGCGAGTCTTTTTCCTGCTGTACGTCGCGCATAATTTTATTATTTGCCATTGTAATATAACTCGTTGCAATCTAAATCTAATTTATCATTCCATATAACGCCATAACCGCCCGAATCGACTCTAACCTGTTCAAAGAGTCCATTTATGTAATTAAGCATTTGGAAGACAGGAATTTTTTGCATCAACGGCTTGACATCATATTTTTTTGCTGAACCGTCCTGAAATTCTGCGAACAAAATTTTATCAGGAATCGGCGTTATATTCTTTACCCTGTGAAATATCATTATTAATCACCTCAAAGGCTGTAATTTGTGAATATTTTGCGTATTCCACATTTCTAATAATTCGCTCTGATGAAGTGCTGCCCATTCTTTAACGATAGAAACAGCTCGCGGCGGCAAATCTCCATAATTTATATCAAGTGTATTAAT includes these proteins:
- a CDS encoding GTP cyclohydrolase I FolE2; amino-acid sequence: MRDVQQEKDSRNIQIDRVGIKGVSYPVILMDKDNKTQNTIAEISMSVMLPQEYRGTHMSRFIETLEEYRGRVSPSNLDAFTKRLCEKLNASESHVSFKFPYYFRKKAPVSGIESYSKCDVVLQAIHEDGKNFDMIIGLALKVQTLCPCSKEISDFGAHNQRALVTLNVRCSGLVWFEELIAMIESAASAPLFTLLKREDEKFITELSYSRPRFVEDILRELALTLDNENRILWYSVNVTSYESIHDHNAFAEIERDKRK
- a CDS encoding DUF2442 domain-containing protein, giving the protein MIFHRVKNITPIPDKILFAEFQDGSAKKYDVKPLMQKIPVFQMLNYINGLFEQVRVDSGGYGVIWNDKLDLDCNELYYNGK
- a CDS encoding DUF4160 domain-containing protein, encoding MPEITRFYGIIIKMFLPSSKNYDCSPNFFALYDENIENFDINTLDINYGDLPPRAVSIVKEWAALHQSELLEMWNTQNIHKLQPLR